The Balneolaceae bacterium sequence GGTATTCTGCACGCTCCTCATCTTTTCCCAAAACCCCGGCAATCTTCGCAAATGTTAAAGAATTCAGATACCAATAATAGGTGTTCGTAAGTGGATTGATTGGCCCTGTTCTCTCATGAACCGGAGCTTCCCATTCACCCAAAGAATCCCAATATCCACCAAATTCATTAATGATGAACTCTTCATCAGGATTTTCGTCATTTTCTGAAGCAAGATTTTCGAGATAGGCCATGTAATCCTTCATACTTTCGTAATGCTCTTCCAAAAGATCGGCATCCTCATAATATTGATACATCCACCAGGGCAGCAAAATGTACGCACTTCCCCAGGCAATTCCCCCGCCTACTCCGCCCAACATTAGAGGAGATGTGTTCGGAATCCGGCCATTCTCATACTGAGAATCCTTCATATCGTTCAGCCATTTGGCATAGAGTGCATGCATGTCAAAATCGTGGATAGACGTTTCGGCAATCACCTGTCCGTCGCCATTGTAACCGCCTTTCTCCCGGTGCGGACAATCTTCTGGATATCCGTGTAGATTTCCACGCTGAGACCACACCGCTGCTTCACAAATTTGATTCAACAGTGTGTTTGATGAGCTAAATGAGCTGGTTCGTTTCAAATCGGAATGAACCACCCGACCTTCAATATTGAGTGATTCAATTGCTTCCGGATGATCCACCTGAACCTCAATGTATCGAAATCCGGAGTAGAAAAATCGGGGTTCATAGGTTTCAATTCCTTCGCCCTTTAAAGTATAGGTTGTCCAAACATTTGCATGATATTGATGTTTCGTACTGAGGCTGTCGCCCTCCTTAAGCGGCTTGGGAAAGAGTTCATTATTGAGCGTTTCCGCCCCGCGAATTTTGATCTCGGTTCCACGTTCACCCTCAACCTGTAATCGCCACCAGCCGGGGATGTTTTGTTCCAGATCATACAGATAGGTTCCTGATCCAGGATTGGCTTGTGTGACCGGTTCAATCGTCTCAATCACCCGAATCGGCGGCATCACTTGTGAATCCATAATTACATCCGGATCATCAACTACTTCTACTGACTGCCAGGCGGAATCATCAAACCCAACCGTATTCCATCCAGCCTGCTCCAGCCGGGCATCATAATCTTCACCGCCGTAGACATTGTTGTAGATAATGGGACTGGCATCTGTTTTCCAATCACCGTTACTGCCAATGATCTCATTTGAACCATCTTCGTACTGAATATGAAGCTGAACAATTCCCATCGGTGTTCCGAATTGATTGTTCATGCCGTACCAGGTCCATCGTCCCTCTTCCGCCTTCAACCGAAACGCTCCGTTTCCAAGCCAGAGTCCCCAGGCATTTTCACCCTCATTTAGCTGACCGGTTACATCATAGGTTTCATATAGAATTCGTTTCCTGAAATCGGTCATAGCAGGATCCAAAACATGATCCCCAACTTTCTCTCCATTCAGATAGAATTCGTAATATCCGGCACCAGTTACAAAAGCCGTAGCCGATTCAATCTCTTTATCAATAGAAAATTCATTTCTAAAAAGTGGTGATGAGACCGTACTGTCCGGGGTGGTAATCCATTGCGCCTGCCAGTCATCCTCATTTAACAATCCCATTTGAAAATGCTGGACTTCACTCCATGAGGCAGGCTCTCCGTTTTGATCCCAGATCCGCACTTTCCAGTAGTATTTCTCTGTGCTTTCAAGTTCATCTCCCTCATATCGAATATTGACACTGTTTGAGCTGTTTATTTTGCCGGAATCCCAAAGATCACCCTGCTCATTTTTAAGGTTTTCTTCGCTGCCTGATACAATAATTCTATATGCAGATTGAGCTGCTCCTCTTGCCTCATCATCATAAATCCAGGAAAACCGGGGATTCTCCTTATCGATGCCAATGGGATTGGTGAGATGTTCAACTTCCAAGCTGCGTACATTTGAGGAATTTCCAGAACCCGAACAGTTAGATAAAATGAGTCCGAATAAAAGAGTTACAATTGGTACTACAACAGATAATCTATTCATTGATTAAAAATGAAGTTTGATGAACCGCAATGGATGCAGAACACTGCCAATCTAAGTGTATGGAAAGTTCTCTGCCTCACTCAGCGGTCACTGAAGTTTTAATAAATTGAGATTTGAGTGAATCGCCTCTCCCACTACCTTTTAAAGAGAGACTCCAAAATCTTTTCTACTGTTTTTAGCAATCGATCAATGATTAGCTAATCTCACTTCCGGTCACTTTAAACACCCAGGCCGTATTCAAACTGTCATTATTTCGGACTTCTTCCGGAATTTGAACGGTGAGTCCGTTTTCCTCATCAAACTCCCAGTTCAATGGCTCATCATATCCAAGCAGCGTAACTTCTGAGTTCTCTTCGGGTTGCAGGTAGCTGAATTGTACTGTTTCTCCCGGAGCTTCCAATGTGATTCCGTAGTACACCGGTTTTCCTTTTTTCTTCGTATATCGGATCGATTCACCTTCCCTGAAATGATTTTGAAGTCGCACAGTTTCGTAGATCGCTTCACTGTTGATATCCATCCAATCTCCCATATCGGCCAGTCTTTCAACACTTGCTGCCGGGATTAAACCTTCGGCAGTCGGACCAACATTCAACAGGTAATTCCCACCTTTTGCGGCGATATCCACCAGATTGTGTATCAACGTTTCGGTTGATTTCCAGTTGTCGTCATGCTCTTTGTATCCCCATGTATCATTCATCGTCATACAGGCTTCCCAGTCGTAATCACTGGTACTTTCCAGGATCTCCTGTTCAGGTGTGCCAAAATCCCCGACAAACTCGCCTCCCTCTTCATTCATCCCCTGCATTCCTTTCCTACCTACATCCACGCGGTTGTTAATAATCATATCGGGATCCATCTGCCGAAGCATTACATACATATCCACGGCG is a genomic window containing:
- a CDS encoding family 78 glycoside hydrolase catalytic domain, with protein sequence MNRLSVVVPIVTLLFGLILSNCSGSGNSSNVRSLEVEHLTNPIGIDKENPRFSWIYDDEARGAAQSAYRIIVSGSEENLKNEQGDLWDSGKINSSNSVNIRYEGDELESTEKYYWKVRIWDQNGEPASWSEVQHFQMGLLNEDDWQAQWITTPDSTVSSPLFRNEFSIDKEIESATAFVTGAGYYEFYLNGEKVGDHVLDPAMTDFRKRILYETYDVTGQLNEGENAWGLWLGNGAFRLKAEEGRWTWYGMNNQFGTPMGIVQLHIQYEDGSNEIIGSNGDWKTDASPIIYNNVYGGEDYDARLEQAGWNTVGFDDSAWQSVEVVDDPDVIMDSQVMPPIRVIETIEPVTQANPGSGTYLYDLEQNIPGWWRLQVEGERGTEIKIRGAETLNNELFPKPLKEGDSLSTKHQYHANVWTTYTLKGEGIETYEPRFFYSGFRYIEVQVDHPEAIESLNIEGRVVHSDLKRTSSFSSSNTLLNQICEAAVWSQRGNLHGYPEDCPHREKGGYNGDGQVIAETSIHDFDMHALYAKWLNDMKDSQYENGRIPNTSPLMLGGVGGGIAWGSAYILLPWWMYQYYEDADLLEEHYESMKDYMAYLENLASENDENPDEEFIINEFGGYWDSLGEWEAPVHERTGPINPLTNTYYWYLNSLTFAKIAGVLGKDEERAEYLALADTIKNAFNEKFFLPELNLYGTEKPDQGYLLFALSGDMVPEDRRQAVLDHLIHDIQVTSDGHLGTGILGTKHLINFLAEEGREDVIHEAVTKTTFPSWGYWIENGATTLWESWDAESSHNHQMFGTVNEYLYKYLAGIRSPMNDGTSTGYKEIHIKPYIPDDMDWAEASVETVRGTISSRWEKSENNLTLEITIPANTTGKVSIPKLDWSEVQVSEGGDTVWIDGEIVENDAQISGGREGDRFIELDIMSGIYEFEVTGEE